A part of Aspergillus flavus chromosome 1, complete sequence genomic DNA contains:
- a CDS encoding putative cyclin-dependent protein kinase complex component, translating to MGSVLLNHPRSDHIDSSYTMLGGAITPSESVYRPSSHQTSHPSSHLDTGSSRSTSTNTTPTSSTAPPSTSAAASARLHSHSSHDVPAYINRSSHTPSQPSTRESSATPGSTYTQPPSMSSTHVPYADSSTYPAFHRSQHVSTNQAAAAPITGSHRESHSSPASPRLKPTHQSLRSLGGSEANSPSRIKVRDLSHIQSFASEEFLAQSQRDQVPGQWSQERQYEISSMPVTDIIEMVAGLLTKITTTNDTHHEQIHRHIPPPDGTASLSPQATSVLAFHGKNVPSISILSYLTRIHKYCPTTYEVFLSLLVYFDRMTELVNKGQLERLQRRWGHIQPDSASRPGSQESAVKPAHGSPMVTPPSSAGMRAQDPTSPSSISPSLHPQEEDDYFSQFFVVDSFNIHRLVIAGVTCASKFFSDVFYTNSRYAKVGGLPLVELNHLELQFLLLNDFRLSIPVEELEAYGTMLVEFYAREIVAQQQQQQQIASQTGVPRAFGSSTETDPQSDAMYMRSYEKRRPDQPEIRQTPTPP from the exons ATGGGATCAGTTCTCCTCAACCATCCGCGGTCGGATCACATTGACAGCTCCTACACCATGCTGGGAGGCGCCATCACTCCCTCGGAATCCGTCTATCGACCTTCATCCCATCAAACTTCTCACCCATCATCTCACTTGGACACCGGCAGTTCCAGGTCCACGTCGACCAATACCACCCCCACTTCCTCCACAGCCCCGCCATCAACGTCCGCCGCCGCCTCTGCTCGTCTGCACTCCCACTCTTCGCATGATGTGCCTGCCTATATCAACCGGTCATCTCACACACCCTCTCAACCGTCCACGCGAGAATCTTCAGCCACGCCGGGATCGACATACACCCAGCCTCCCTCAATGAGTTCCACCCATGTGCCTTATGCCGACTCTTCCACTTACCCCGCGTTCCATCGCTCCCAACATGTGAGTACCAACCAGGCTGCAGCAGCGCCGATCACCGGTTCTCACCGGGAGAGCCACTCATCTCCCGCTTCACCTCGGCTGAAGCCGACACATCAGTCTCTGCGGTCGCTGGGTGGCTCAGAAGCGAACTCCCCGAGTCGCATCAAAGTCCGTGATCTGTCTCATATCCAGAGCTTTGCCAGCGAAGAATTTTTGGCCCAGTCGCAGAGAGATCAAGTGCCCGGGCAGTGGTCCCAGGAGCGCCAGTATGAGATTAGCTCTATGCCAGTCACCGATATCATTGAGATGGTTGCTGGACTTCTTACGAAAATCACCACGACCAATGACACACACCATGAGCAGATTCATCGACACATTCCTCCCCCTGATGGCACAGCAAGCCTTAGCCCGCAAGCTACGAGTGTGCTTGCGTTCCATGGCAAGAATGTACCGAGCATCAGTATTCTCAGCTATTTGACTCGCATTCATAAGTACTGTCCAACTACTTATGAGGTCTTCCTAAGCCTATTAGTGTACTTTGATCGCATGACTGAGCTAGTGAATAAAGGCCAATTGGAGCGTCTCCAGCGGCGCTGGGGACACATCCAACCGGACTCCGCCTCTCGGCCAGGGTCTCAGGAGTCGGCAGTAAAACCTGCGCATGGCTCGCCCATGGTGACTCCCCCATCTTCTGCTGGAATGAGAGCACAGGACCCGACAAGTCCATCATCTATATCACCGTCTTTGCACCcccaggaggaagacgacTACTTTTCCCAATTTTTTGTTGTCGATAGTTTTAACATTCACCGGCTGGTCATCGCGGGCGTGACCTGTGCCAGTAAATTCTTTTCCGATGTTTTCTATACTAATTCTCGATACGCGAAG GTGGGAGGTCTTCCGCTGGTTGAGCTGAACCACCTCGAGCTTCAATTCTTACTACTAAATGATTTTCGACTCTCAATACCAgttgaagaattggaagCATATGGAACCATGCTTGTCGAATTTTATGCACGGGAGATTGTtgctcaacaacagcaacagcagcagataGCATCTCAAACAGGGGTGCCTCGTGCGTTCGGCTCATCTACGGAGACGGATCCTCAATCGGATGCGATGTATATGCGGTCTTACGAGAAGCGTCGCCCCGATCAGCCGGAAATTCGACAGACCCCAACGCCACCGTAA
- a CDS encoding putative proteasome component Pre3 — MVGHGASGMLGEDGIHVDMNHLKSGEVNLGTSIMAINFKDGVILGADSRTTTGAYIANRVTDKLTQVHDTIWCCRSGSAADTQAVADIVSYHLNMYSITNNEAPSTQVAASLFQELCYENKDMLSAGIIIAGYDPRHGGQVYSIPLGGSLHKQPYSIGGSGSTYIYGYCDANWKENMTEEEGINFVRGALREAIKWDGSSGGVIRLVVLTAKGAQRHLYLPDTDYTGPGFTN, encoded by the exons ATGGTCGGTCACGGCGCCTCGGGGATGCTTGGTGAAG ATGGTATTCATGTTGATATGAACCACCTGAAGAGCGGCGAGGTCAA CCTAGGTACCTCGAT TATGGCTATCAACTTCAAAGATGGTGTTATATTAGGTGCCGACAGCCGAACAACGACGGGCGCTTACATTGCCAATCGAGTCACGGACAAATTGACGCAGGTTCATGATACGATCTGGTGCTGTCGATCGGGATCTGCTGCAGACACGCAAGCCGTGGCGGACATTGTCTCCTATCACCTCAACATGTATTCGATTACCAACAATGAGGCCCCTAGCACCCAGGTTGCCGCGTCGCTGTTTCAGGAGCTGTGCTATGAGAACAAGGATATGCTGAG TGctggcatcatcatcgccggATACGATCCCCGACATGGCGGTCAGGTATATTCGATACCGCTGGGCGGATCCCTACACAAGCAGCCTTATTCCATTGGTGGATCTGGTTCGACCTACATTTACGGCTACTGTGATGCGAACTGGAAAGAGAATAtgacagaagaggagggcaTTAACTTTGTTCGGGGAGCATTGCGAGAGGCTATCAAATGGGACGGAAGCTCGGGAGGTGTGATTCGACTGGTAGTATTGACGGCTAAAGGAGCTCAAAGACATCTCTACCTACCCGACACGGACTACACCGGGCCAGGTTTCACCAACTGA
- a CDS encoding BEM46 family protein yields MSESPPPPPSWSITNMANSAAQYLRLPVLASSGLAVVASGLLYFKQKLVLSNSCARLVVSYIHKAHELEVDHVCSELIYPRNVPTDARTFVPKPRQFGVNNYEELQIPTPDGESLHALFLRPSKKGLAGDITVLMFHGNAGNIGHRIPIARVLLDILGCNVLMLEYRGYGLSTGVPDEAGLKIDAQTGLDYIRQRAETSNNKVIVYGQSLGGAVAINLVAENQDKGDIGGLILENTFLSIRKLIPTVFPPARYLARFCHQYWTSEEVLPKITKVPILFLSGLKDEIVPPSNMTQLFAICQSERKVWRTLPNGAHNDSVAEPGYFEHIHSFIKEEVIDQD; encoded by the exons ATGTCCGAGTCTCCGCCGCCCCCACCGTCTTGGAGCATCACCAACATGGCCAACAGCGCCGCTCAGTACCTAAGGCTGCCGGTTTTGGCATCATCTGGTTTGGCAGTTGTTGCCAGTGGTCTTTTGTATTTCAAACAAAAGTTAGTACTATCCAATTCGTGTGCTCGTTTGGTAGTGTCGTATATCCATAAGGCGCATGAGTTAGAAGTTGACCACGTGTGCAGTGAGTTGATCTATCCTCGCAATGTTCCTACCGATGCGCGCACCTTTGTACCGAAGCCCCGACAGTTTGGGGTCAACAATTACGAAGAACTCCAGATTCCTACGCCGGATGGCGAATCATTACATGCCCTCTTCCTTCGTCCCTCTAAGAAAGGTCTTGCCGGTGATATTACTGTCTTGATGTTCCATGGAAATGCCGGGAATATTGGTCATCGGATTCCGATTGCAAGGGTCTTGCTTGATATACTAGGTTGCAATGTGCTTATGCTGGAGTATCGCGGCTACGGGCTCTCGACCGGCGTCCCGGACGAAGCAGGGCTAAAAATTGATGCCCAAACTGGACTCGACTATATCCGACAACGAGCAGAGACTAGCAATAACAAGGTTATAGTTTACGGGCAAAGTCTAGGAGGAGCGGTCGCGATCAATCTTGTGGCTGAGAACCAAGATAAGGGTGACATTGGAGGCCTAATCCTTGAAAATACTTTTTTGAGTATTCGCAAGCTGATTCCGAC GGTTTTTCCTCCCGCCCGGTACCTTGCTCGCTTTTGTCACCAATATTGGACTAGTGAAGAGGTCCTACCCAAAATCACTAAAGTCCCCATTCTGTTCCTTAGCGGATTGAAGGACGAAATCGTCCC CCCATCAAATATGACTCAGCTCTTTGCTATTTGCCAATCGGAACGCAAAGTATGGCGCACTTTGCCGAACGGTGCCCACAATGACAGCGTTGCTGAACCAGGCTACTTCGAGCATATTCATTCCTttatcaaggaagaagtcatcgATCAGGACTGA